The following coding sequences lie in one Notolabrus celidotus isolate fNotCel1 chromosome 20, fNotCel1.pri, whole genome shotgun sequence genomic window:
- the dexi gene encoding dexamethasone-induced protein homolog has product MTLPIYAQLDSVESLLDELPYMFYLGLFFVNVLILYYAFLMEYIVLNVGIVFLPEDMDQALVDLGVLSDPASVPYDTDTELDVFEGYLE; this is encoded by the coding sequence atgACACTCCCAATCTATGCCCAGCTGGATTCGGTGGAATCGCTGTTGGACGAACTAccatatatgttttatttgggCCTGTTCTTTGTGAACGTCCTGATCCTCTACTATGCCTTCCTCATGGAGTACATCGTCCTGAATGTGGGGATagtgttcctgcctgaggaCATGGACCAGGCGCTGGTGGACCTCGGGGTGTTGTCCGACCCAGCCTCTGTCCCTTATGACACTGACACGGAGCTGGATGTGTTTGAGGGGTATCTCGAGTGA